A portion of the Achromobacter sp. MFA1 R4 genome contains these proteins:
- a CDS encoding branched-chain amino acid ABC transporter ATP-binding protein/permease: MNKQSATRWLPPAIYALLAAAALALAATVNGYYVFVLGNVALLALAGIGLNVLLGLTGQMSFGHAGFYAIGAYTVAILTGQAGWSFWLAWPAAALVCSAFGLLLAVPALRVKGPYLAMITIAFGFIVEHALIEGGSLTGGQNGLMGIVQPAIGSLGGDRGVAMLAIVAVFVALAAYALLSRGAWGAAMRAVKDSETASESIGINPLAVKAVAFMVSAALVGLAGGLYAPLTGMITPHNFNFMQSILFVLAVTIGGAGSLAGPLLGAVVVGLLPEMLSSLEEYRLLFFGVFLLVVLWAAPEGAAGLLARWRRGAPAHGLAPRHGAMPTSARARRTLRADALTMTFGGVRAVQGVSFTVPPGAVTALIGPNGAGKSTVINMLSGYYQPTSGAVALGDAPLAALAAHRVARSGIARTYQTSQLFDTLSVEDNVALGLLRGRLGGLLASRRYLAADARERARALLAFCGYEGALDIAAADLPHVDRRLVEIARALATDADILLMDEPAAGLSREDKTRLAGLLRRIAEAGAGVLLVEHDMTLVMGVSDHIVAIDAGRELAQGSVAEIQQSPEVRQAYLGDEAARRAPAARRRPAGETLPPEVLGVGSLTTGYGANPVLHGIDLQVRQGEMVALLGANGAGKSTLMRTLAGLHRPAQGGMHLQGQELQGLSADRIVARGLVLVPEGRQVFPGLSVLDNIRLGAFLHPQDREARVEEMLTRFPRLRERLHQRAGLLSGGEQQMLAIARGLMSRPVILLLDEPSLGLAPKIIDELFEALDRLRQESMTILLVDQMAALALSLADRAYVLESGRVAAHGAAADIAQDGALARAYLGA, from the coding sequence ATGAACAAGCAATCCGCAACGCGCTGGCTGCCGCCGGCGATCTATGCCCTGCTGGCGGCCGCGGCCCTGGCGCTGGCGGCCACCGTCAACGGCTACTACGTTTTCGTGCTGGGCAACGTCGCGCTGCTGGCGCTGGCCGGCATCGGCCTGAACGTGCTGCTGGGCCTGACCGGCCAGATGTCGTTCGGGCATGCGGGCTTTTACGCCATCGGCGCCTACACGGTCGCCATCCTGACCGGGCAGGCGGGGTGGAGCTTCTGGCTGGCCTGGCCGGCCGCCGCGCTGGTCTGCAGCGCCTTCGGCCTGCTGCTGGCCGTGCCGGCGCTGCGCGTGAAAGGGCCGTACCTGGCGATGATCACGATCGCCTTCGGCTTCATCGTGGAACACGCCCTGATCGAGGGCGGTTCGCTGACGGGCGGCCAGAATGGCCTGATGGGCATCGTGCAGCCCGCGATCGGCAGCCTGGGCGGCGACCGCGGCGTGGCCATGCTGGCCATCGTGGCCGTATTCGTGGCGCTGGCCGCCTATGCGTTGCTGTCGCGCGGCGCCTGGGGCGCCGCCATGCGCGCGGTCAAGGACAGCGAGACGGCCAGCGAGTCCATCGGCATCAATCCGCTGGCGGTCAAGGCGGTCGCGTTCATGGTGTCGGCCGCGCTGGTCGGCCTGGCGGGCGGGCTCTACGCACCGCTGACCGGCATGATCACGCCGCACAACTTCAACTTCATGCAGTCGATTCTTTTCGTGCTGGCCGTGACGATCGGCGGCGCGGGATCGCTTGCCGGTCCGCTGCTGGGCGCCGTGGTCGTGGGCCTGCTGCCCGAGATGCTGTCCAGCCTGGAGGAATACCGCCTGCTCTTTTTCGGCGTGTTCCTGCTGGTGGTGCTGTGGGCCGCGCCCGAAGGCGCCGCCGGCCTGCTGGCGCGCTGGCGGCGCGGCGCGCCGGCGCACGGGCTGGCGCCTCGCCACGGGGCCATGCCCACGTCCGCGCGCGCGCGCCGCACGCTGCGCGCCGACGCCCTCACCATGACCTTCGGCGGCGTGCGCGCCGTGCAGGGCGTGTCCTTCACCGTCCCGCCCGGCGCCGTGACCGCGCTGATCGGGCCCAACGGCGCGGGCAAGTCCACCGTCATCAACATGCTGAGCGGCTATTACCAGCCGACCAGCGGTGCCGTGGCGCTGGGCGACGCGCCGCTGGCCGCGCTGGCCGCCCATCGCGTGGCGCGCAGCGGTATCGCGCGCACCTACCAGACCTCGCAGCTCTTTGACACGCTGAGCGTCGAGGACAACGTCGCGCTGGGCCTGCTGCGCGGGCGCCTGGGCGGCCTGCTGGCCTCGCGCCGCTACCTGGCCGCCGACGCGCGCGAACGCGCCCGCGCCCTGCTGGCGTTCTGCGGCTACGAAGGGGCGCTGGACATCGCGGCGGCCGACCTGCCCCACGTGGACCGCCGGCTGGTGGAGATCGCCCGCGCGCTCGCCACCGACGCCGACATCCTGTTGATGGACGAACCGGCGGCGGGACTCTCGCGCGAAGACAAGACGCGGCTGGCCGGATTGCTGCGCCGCATTGCCGAAGCGGGCGCGGGCGTGCTGCTGGTCGAGCACGACATGACGCTGGTGATGGGCGTGTCCGACCACATCGTGGCGATCGACGCCGGGCGCGAGCTGGCGCAGGGCAGCGTCGCCGAGATCCAGCAGTCCCCGGAAGTGCGCCAGGCCTACCTGGGCGACGAGGCGGCCCGCCGGGCGCCCGCCGCGCGGCGCCGGCCGGCGGGCGAGACCCTGCCGCCCGAGGTGCTGGGCGTGGGCAGTCTGACGACGGGATACGGCGCCAATCCGGTGCTGCATGGCATCGACCTGCAGGTCCGGCAGGGCGAGATGGTGGCGCTCCTGGGCGCGAACGGCGCGGGCAAGTCCACGCTGATGCGCACGCTGGCCGGGCTGCACCGGCCCGCGCAGGGCGGCATGCATCTGCAGGGCCAGGAACTGCAGGGCCTGTCCGCCGACCGGATCGTGGCGCGCGGCCTGGTGCTGGTGCCCGAAGGCCGCCAGGTGTTTCCCGGGTTGAGCGTGCTGGACAACATCCGGCTGGGCGCCTTCCTGCATCCGCAGGACCGCGAGGCGCGGGTCGAAGAAATGCTCACGCGGTTTCCGCGGCTGCGCGAACGGCTGCACCAGCGCGCCGGCCTGTTGTCGGGCGGCGAACAGCAGATGCTGGCGATTGCGCGCGGCCTGATGTCCAGGCCCGTGATCCTGCTCCTGGACGAGCCGTCGCTGGGCCTTGCGCCCAAGATCATCGACGAACTGTTCGAGGCCCTGGACCGGCTGCGCCAGGAATCGATGACCATCCTGCTCGTGGACCAGATGGCGGCGCTGGCGCTGTCGCTGGCCGACCGGGCGTACGTGCTGGAATCCGGCCGGGTCGCGGCGCATGGCGCGGCGGCCGACATCGCGCAGGATGGGGCGCTGGCGCGCGCGTACCTGGGGGCCTAG
- a CDS encoding branched-chain amino acid ABC transporter permease produces the protein MLLMSAIVSGLGLGSMYGLMALGFYLTYAVSGTVNFAQGSSMMLGAVLTYTFAQTLGWPLAAALALALALCALYGLVVERLAVRPFASRGSNAWLMSTVALGIVLDNVVMFTFGKEPRSLPSPLAQAPLEIGGLGLGIYPLQLLIPVVGLTLAAALHTLSRRTRWGVALLAVVQNQNAARLMGIPVRRAIMAAFAVSTLFAGVAGALVAPLFNVQADMGTLFGLKAYVVAILGGITSAWGVMIAGLLFGVVEALITVALGSGYTQIISFTLVIIMLAVLPNGLFGRADVRKV, from the coding sequence ATGTTGTTGATGTCCGCCATCGTCAGCGGCCTGGGCCTGGGTAGCATGTACGGCCTGATGGCCCTGGGCTTTTACCTGACCTACGCCGTGTCCGGCACGGTGAACTTCGCCCAGGGCAGCTCAATGATGCTGGGCGCCGTGCTGACCTATACGTTCGCCCAGACGCTGGGCTGGCCGCTGGCGGCCGCCCTGGCGCTGGCGCTCGCGCTTTGCGCGCTCTATGGCCTGGTCGTGGAGCGGCTGGCGGTCAGGCCATTCGCCAGCCGCGGTTCCAACGCCTGGCTCATGTCCACGGTGGCGCTGGGCATCGTGCTGGACAACGTGGTCATGTTCACGTTCGGCAAGGAGCCGCGCAGCCTGCCTTCGCCGCTGGCCCAGGCGCCGCTGGAGATCGGCGGGCTGGGCCTGGGCATCTACCCGCTGCAGCTCCTGATCCCGGTGGTGGGACTGACGCTGGCGGCCGCGCTGCACACGCTGTCGCGCCGCACCCGGTGGGGCGTGGCGCTGCTGGCGGTGGTGCAGAACCAGAACGCCGCGCGGCTGATGGGCATCCCCGTGCGCCGCGCCATCATGGCCGCCTTCGCCGTGTCCACGCTGTTCGCGGGCGTGGCTGGCGCGCTGGTTGCGCCGCTCTTTAACGTGCAGGCCGACATGGGCACGCTGTTCGGCCTGAAAGCCTATGTGGTTGCGATCCTGGGCGGCATCACCAGCGCCTGGGGCGTGATGATCGCGGGCCTGCTGTTCGGCGTGGTCGAAGCGCTGATCACCGTGGCGCTGGGCTCGGGGTACACGCAGATCATCAGTTTCACGCTGGTGATCATCATGTTGGCCGTGCTGCCCAATGGCCTGTTCGGGCGCGCCGATGTGAGGAAGGTCTGA
- a CDS encoding ABC transporter substrate-binding protein, which produces MTPTRRSFMLRATAAALFAAGLAMQPALAADPIKIGLITALSGESARAGEALTRGMTVAIDEINARGGLLGGRQIVLVRRDDEGNPAKGMAAARELIYKEKVAVLFGGLDTPVSMAIVPIVNQEKVPFVGPWAAGTAITHNKGNPNFVFRVSAMDEIVDSAMVKYAQKTFQSAKPGMILVNNPWGESNEKGLNAALAAAKVTPAGVEKFQPNDLDIVPQLSRLKAAGADTLFLVGNVGPSAQVVKSLDRMGWKVPVVSHWGPAGGRFTELAGPNAKNVHFVQTYSFFGKQGPVGEKVMQALKTKYSDIKGPQDITPAVGVANAYDGMQLAALAIAQAGSTDGDAVRQGFYKIGKYDGLIKTYEQPFTPASHDALREDDYVWTHFIDNRILPVKGVQ; this is translated from the coding sequence ATGACCCCGACCCGTCGTTCCTTCATGCTCCGCGCGACCGCCGCCGCCCTCTTCGCCGCGGGCCTGGCCATGCAGCCGGCGCTGGCCGCGGACCCGATCAAGATCGGCCTGATCACCGCCCTGTCCGGGGAGTCGGCGCGCGCCGGCGAGGCGCTCACGCGCGGCATGACCGTGGCCATCGACGAGATCAACGCGCGCGGCGGCCTGCTGGGCGGCCGCCAGATCGTGCTGGTGCGCCGCGACGACGAGGGCAATCCCGCCAAGGGCATGGCCGCCGCGCGCGAGCTCATCTACAAGGAAAAGGTCGCCGTGCTGTTCGGCGGCCTGGACACGCCGGTCTCCATGGCCATCGTGCCGATCGTCAACCAGGAGAAAGTGCCTTTCGTGGGCCCCTGGGCGGCGGGCACCGCCATCACGCACAACAAGGGCAATCCCAACTTCGTGTTCCGCGTGTCCGCCATGGACGAGATCGTCGACAGCGCGATGGTGAAGTACGCGCAGAAGACTTTCCAAAGCGCCAAGCCCGGCATGATCCTGGTGAACAACCCCTGGGGCGAATCCAACGAGAAGGGCTTGAACGCCGCGCTGGCCGCGGCCAAGGTCACGCCCGCCGGCGTCGAGAAGTTCCAGCCCAACGATCTGGACATCGTGCCCCAGCTCAGCCGCCTGAAGGCCGCGGGCGCCGACACGCTGTTCCTGGTCGGCAACGTCGGTCCCTCGGCGCAGGTCGTGAAGTCGCTGGACCGCATGGGCTGGAAGGTGCCCGTGGTGTCGCACTGGGGTCCCGCCGGCGGCCGCTTCACGGAGCTGGCCGGCCCCAACGCCAAGAACGTGCACTTCGTGCAGACCTACAGCTTCTTCGGCAAGCAGGGCCCGGTGGGCGAGAAGGTCATGCAGGCGCTCAAGACCAAGTATTCCGACATCAAGGGGCCGCAGGACATCACGCCCGCGGTGGGCGTGGCCAACGCCTATGACGGCATGCAGCTTGCCGCGCTGGCCATCGCGCAGGCCGGCTCCACCGACGGCGACGCGGTGCGCCAGGGCTTCTACAAGATCGGCAAGTACGACGGCCTGATCAAGACCTACGAGCAGCCCTTCACGCCGGCCTCGCACGACGCGCTGCGCGAGGACGACTACGTCTGGACGCATTTCATCGACAACCGCATCCTGCCCGTCAAGGGCGTGCAGTAA
- a CDS encoding polysaccharide deacetylase family protein, whose amino-acid sequence MNPSSLQGTNPGRGSQAAWTPEPLACHGRFPYWAIAGRPDYVWPNGARLAVYLGFNIEHFAFGEGLGAELGPASPHPDVLNYAWREYGNRVGAWRCLELFDALRLPAGVLINTALYDHCPDLVDAFLARGDELIGHGYSNAHRQGGMPESEEKALLAHCRERILRHAGSEPAGWLSPWISESHATPDLLAEAGYRYTLNWCHDDQPMRMRTRAGDLWAIPYPQELNDIPMIMGRKMDARDFADMILDQFEEMRAQAVRQPLVMGIALHPYIVGQPYRLRHLRRALAPLAAARDRGEIWFTTPGEICRHVDGLPPGVVA is encoded by the coding sequence ATGAATCCATCCTCGCTACAAGGCACTAATCCGGGGCGCGGCAGCCAGGCCGCGTGGACGCCGGAGCCGCTCGCCTGCCACGGCAGATTTCCCTACTGGGCCATCGCTGGCCGGCCCGACTACGTCTGGCCCAACGGCGCCCGCCTGGCCGTCTACCTGGGATTCAATATCGAGCACTTCGCTTTCGGGGAAGGGCTGGGCGCGGAACTGGGGCCGGCGTCGCCCCATCCGGACGTGCTCAATTACGCGTGGCGCGAATATGGCAACCGCGTGGGCGCCTGGCGCTGCCTGGAACTCTTCGACGCCCTGCGCCTGCCGGCTGGCGTGCTGATCAACACCGCGCTGTATGACCATTGCCCCGACCTGGTGGATGCCTTCCTCGCGCGGGGCGACGAACTGATCGGGCATGGCTACAGCAACGCGCACCGGCAGGGCGGGATGCCCGAAAGCGAGGAAAAGGCGCTGCTGGCGCACTGCCGCGAGCGCATCCTGCGGCACGCCGGCAGCGAGCCGGCCGGCTGGCTGTCGCCATGGATCTCGGAAAGCCACGCCACGCCCGACCTGCTGGCCGAGGCGGGCTACCGCTACACGCTGAACTGGTGCCACGACGACCAGCCGATGCGCATGCGCACGCGCGCCGGCGACCTGTGGGCGATCCCCTATCCGCAGGAACTCAACGATATCCCGATGATCATGGGCCGCAAGATGGACGCGCGCGATTTTGCCGATATGATCCTTGACCAGTTCGAGGAAATGCGCGCGCAGGCGGTCCGCCAGCCGCTGGTCATGGGCATTGCGCTGCACCCCTACATCGTCGGCCAGCCGTATCGGCTGCGGCACCTGCGGCGCGCGCTGGCGCCGCTGGCTGCGGCCCGCGACCGCGGCGAGATCTGGTTCACCACGCCCGGCGAGATCTGCCGGCACGTGGACGGCCTGCCCCCGGGCGTCGTCGCCTAG
- a CDS encoding GntR family transcriptional regulator has protein sequence MSTRSPAKPRSPGTARPKTAKPSAARARHDRVNALLDEGTPAPPSEGSPDADMERRICEAVYESVMSQRLTPGTKLPEAAICELFGVSRSVARKALQRLAHEHVVDLHHNRGAVVAEPTPEDTRQIFQARRALEAALVPLAAARATKADYASLRKQLRDEHALLHRAGQPAWARQASAFHVRLGELSGNTILHGYLAELVSRCSLIVALYEPPGNAACEHGEHVLIVDMMERGDVAEAVRINDNHLADLERRISLERPQPAQTLAQMLGLA, from the coding sequence ATGTCCACCCGAAGCCCCGCCAAGCCCCGCAGCCCCGGCACCGCCCGGCCCAAGACCGCCAAGCCGTCCGCGGCCCGCGCCCGCCACGACAGGGTCAACGCCCTGCTGGACGAGGGCACGCCCGCCCCGCCGTCCGAAGGCAGCCCCGACGCCGACATGGAGCGGCGCATCTGCGAAGCCGTATACGAAAGCGTGATGAGCCAGCGCCTGACGCCGGGCACCAAACTGCCCGAGGCCGCGATCTGCGAGCTGTTCGGCGTGTCGCGGTCGGTGGCGCGCAAGGCGCTGCAGCGGCTGGCGCACGAGCATGTGGTGGACCTGCACCACAATCGCGGCGCCGTCGTGGCCGAGCCCACGCCCGAGGACACGCGCCAGATCTTCCAGGCGCGCCGCGCGCTGGAGGCGGCGCTGGTGCCCCTGGCCGCGGCCCGCGCCACCAAGGCGGACTACGCGTCGCTGCGCAAGCAGCTGCGCGACGAGCACGCGCTGCTGCACCGCGCCGGCCAGCCCGCGTGGGCGCGGCAGGCCAGCGCCTTCCACGTCCGCCTGGGCGAGCTGTCCGGCAACACCATCCTGCACGGCTACCTGGCCGAGCTGGTGTCGCGCTGTTCGCTCATCGTGGCCCTGTACGAGCCGCCCGGCAATGCCGCCTGCGAGCACGGCGAACACGTGCTGATCGTGGACATGATGGAACGCGGCGACGTGGCCGAAGCCGTGCGGATCAACGACAACCACCTGGCGGACCTGGAGCGGCGCATCAGCCTTGAGCGCCCGCAGCCCGCGCAAACCCTTGCCCAGATGCTGGGACTGGCCTGA
- a CDS encoding flavin reductase family protein produces MEIDFDAITEYQRYKLMASLIVPRPIALITTLSATGVVNAAPFSMFNMLGEDPPIVMVSINRLEDGGLKDTAVNIVRDKEFVVHLTDEAMAEKMHRCGDRLPSDVSELAHAGLDAAPSHRVAPPRIVQAPVAFECTLFETLETASRQIFIGQVRWLHARDGLIDTDTWRVRLQDYFPVGRFGASFYVRTRDRYAIDAGSAPAGAAASTPIDEI; encoded by the coding sequence ATGGAAATCGACTTCGACGCTATCACCGAATACCAGCGCTACAAGCTGATGGCCAGCCTGATCGTGCCCCGGCCGATCGCGCTGATCACCACCCTGTCCGCGACCGGCGTGGTGAACGCCGCGCCGTTCAGCATGTTCAACATGCTTGGCGAGGACCCGCCCATCGTGATGGTCAGCATCAATCGCCTGGAAGACGGCGGCCTGAAGGACACGGCGGTCAACATCGTGCGCGACAAGGAATTCGTGGTCCACCTGACCGACGAGGCCATGGCGGAAAAGATGCACCGCTGCGGCGACCGGCTGCCGTCCGATGTCAGCGAGCTGGCGCACGCCGGCCTGGACGCCGCGCCGAGCCATCGCGTGGCGCCGCCGCGCATCGTGCAGGCGCCGGTCGCGTTCGAATGCACGCTGTTCGAAACGCTGGAGACCGCCAGCCGCCAGATCTTCATCGGCCAGGTGCGCTGGCTGCATGCGCGCGACGGCCTGATCGACACCGACACCTGGCGCGTGCGGCTGCAGGACTATTTTCCGGTGGGGCGCTTCGGGGCGAGCTTCTACGTCAGGACGCGGGACCGCTACGCCATCGACGCCGGCAGCGCGCCGGCGGGCGCGGCGGCCAGCACGCCCATCGACGAAATCTGA
- a CDS encoding LysR family transcriptional regulator: MDALSDLAFFSLVVKHGNLSATARELGLTPPAVSTRLAKLEQRLGVRLLNRTTRRVSVTQEGELYLAEGVRILADLQALERSVSSARAQPQGLLRLNATFGFGRAHIVPAVSDFCRQFPDVEVQMRLTDRPLNLIEEGFDVAVRFGDLPDARLTARRIASNRRLLCASPRYLDTHGEPRTPGDLQRHRCIVVRENDVAYGTWRLESGARAETVKVRGPVSSNDGQSALEWALDGHGIVMRSEWETAAHLRAGRLREVLADWRTPPADIHALYPERLNLPAKTLAFVDFLSRRFSRHVRAPGSDAAVW, encoded by the coding sequence ATGGACGCGCTCTCGGATCTCGCCTTCTTTTCGCTGGTGGTCAAGCACGGCAACCTGTCCGCCACGGCGCGCGAACTGGGCCTGACGCCCCCGGCGGTCAGCACGCGGCTGGCCAAGCTGGAGCAGCGGCTGGGGGTGCGCCTGCTCAACCGCACTACCCGCCGCGTCAGCGTCACCCAGGAAGGCGAGCTGTACCTGGCTGAAGGGGTCCGCATCCTGGCCGACCTGCAGGCGCTGGAGCGCTCGGTGTCCAGCGCGCGCGCCCAGCCGCAGGGCCTGCTGCGCCTGAACGCGACGTTCGGGTTCGGGCGCGCCCATATCGTGCCGGCCGTGTCCGACTTCTGCCGCCAGTTCCCGGACGTCGAAGTGCAGATGCGCCTGACCGACAGGCCGCTGAACCTCATCGAAGAAGGCTTCGACGTGGCGGTGCGGTTCGGCGACCTGCCGGACGCGCGCCTGACCGCGCGCAGGATCGCGTCCAACCGGCGCCTGCTCTGCGCCTCGCCGCGCTATCTGGACACCCACGGGGAGCCGCGCACGCCCGGCGACCTGCAGCGCCATCGCTGCATCGTCGTGCGCGAGAACGACGTGGCCTATGGCACCTGGCGGCTGGAATCCGGCGCGCGCGCGGAAACCGTGAAGGTGCGCGGGCCGGTCAGCTCCAACGACGGGCAGAGCGCGCTGGAATGGGCGCTGGACGGCCACGGCATCGTGATGCGGTCCGAATGGGAAACCGCGGCGCACCTGCGCGCCGGCCGGCTGCGCGAAGTGCTGGCCGATTGGCGCACCCCGCCCGCGGATATCCACGCGCTGTATCCGGAGCGGTTGAACCTGCCCGCCAAGACACTGGCGTTCGTCGACTTCCTGTCGCGGCGCTTCTCGCGCCACGTGCGGGCGCCGGGGTCCGACGCCGCGGTGTGGTGA
- a CDS encoding tripartite tricarboxylate transporter substrate binding protein encodes MKIARMAGALCAALAVSCWAPSAAAANAFPERAVTLIVPFAPGGSVDIAARLISDAWARELGQSVIVENRAGASGNIGMTAVARAEPNGYTLGINTMSLAINPALFKTMPFDTAKDLRSVGTVGTSQHVLTVTNSLPVASVSELLAYVRARHANDLSFGSAGTGSTFHMAAELFKSVSKTQIMHVPYKGGGPAMLDTISGQVQMSFPVLSAAKPQVDGKKLRALGVTGTTRSPLLPDVPTIAESGLPGYEFNTWFVVSAPAGTPQAVIDTLNAKLTQALQSAALTQRMQKEGYEPLISTPAKTDAMVAAEMARWAGIVKDAGIQAN; translated from the coding sequence ATGAAGATAGCCAGAATGGCCGGCGCATTGTGCGCGGCCCTCGCCGTATCCTGTTGGGCCCCTTCCGCCGCAGCGGCCAACGCCTTTCCCGAACGGGCGGTGACGCTGATCGTCCCCTTCGCGCCGGGCGGCAGCGTGGACATCGCCGCACGCCTCATCTCCGACGCCTGGGCGCGGGAACTGGGGCAGAGCGTGATCGTGGAAAACCGTGCCGGCGCCTCCGGCAACATCGGCATGACGGCCGTGGCGCGCGCCGAGCCCAACGGCTACACGCTGGGCATCAACACCATGTCGCTGGCCATCAACCCGGCGCTCTTCAAGACCATGCCGTTCGACACCGCGAAGGACCTGCGCTCGGTGGGCACGGTGGGCACTTCCCAGCACGTGCTGACGGTCACCAACTCGCTGCCCGTGGCCTCGGTGAGCGAGCTCCTGGCCTATGTGCGCGCCCGCCACGCCAATGACCTGAGTTTCGGCTCGGCCGGCACCGGCAGCACCTTCCACATGGCCGCGGAGCTGTTCAAGTCCGTGTCCAAGACGCAGATCATGCACGTGCCCTACAAGGGCGGCGGCCCGGCCATGCTGGACACCATCAGCGGTCAGGTGCAGATGAGCTTTCCGGTGCTGTCCGCGGCCAAGCCGCAAGTCGACGGCAAGAAGCTGCGCGCGCTGGGGGTGACCGGCACGACGCGTTCGCCGCTGCTGCCGGACGTGCCCACCATCGCCGAATCCGGCCTGCCGGGCTACGAATTCAATACCTGGTTCGTCGTCAGCGCGCCCGCCGGCACGCCGCAGGCGGTGATCGACACCTTGAACGCGAAGCTGACGCAGGCCCTGCAATCGGCCGCGCTCACGCAACGCATGCAGAAAGAGGGATATGAACCCCTCATCTCCACGCCCGCCAAGACGGACGCCATGGTCGCCGCCGAGATGGCGCGCTGGGCCGGCATCGTGAAGGATGCGGGAATCCAGGCGAACTGA
- the leuC gene encoding 3-isopropylmalate dehydratase large subunit yields the protein MPGMTLYDKLVASHEVARIDAEHVLLYVDLHIMNEYTSPQAFSGLAARGRDVLRPGQQMAVVDHIIPTHPVPAALRVIADDASSRQALNLKRNCDAQRIALFDTTDPLQGIEHVIAPEHGMILPGMVVLCGDSHTTTYGALGALGFGIGTSEVEHILATQTLVYRVARNMRIRIDGALPAHVSAKDLVIYVVHRIGAQGARGHAVEFCGEAVAALSAEARMTLCNMTVEAGARAALIAPDAVTDAYVVAHAPQLRGDALEDARAWWATLRSDDDARFDVEHVFDAGRIAPFVTWGTSPDQAMPIDGAVPDPRDEPDALARLALEKAMDYIGLAAGAPIAGLPIDRVFIGSCTNGRIEDLRVVAALARGRKVAPGVRAMVVPGSGAVRAQAEAEGLAADLIAAGFEWRQPGCSMCLAMNDDVLRPGERCASTTNRNFEGRQGRAGRTHLMSPAMAAAAALAGRIVDVRTWGDAK from the coding sequence ATGCCCGGCATGACGCTATACGACAAACTGGTGGCCAGCCATGAAGTGGCCCGGATCGACGCCGAGCACGTGTTGCTCTACGTCGACCTGCACATCATGAACGAATACACCAGCCCGCAAGCCTTCAGCGGCCTGGCCGCGCGCGGCCGCGATGTCTTGCGCCCCGGTCAGCAGATGGCGGTGGTGGACCACATCATCCCCACGCATCCGGTCCCGGCGGCGTTGCGCGTGATTGCCGACGATGCGTCATCGCGGCAGGCCCTGAACCTGAAGCGCAATTGCGACGCGCAGCGCATCGCGCTTTTCGATACCACCGATCCGCTGCAGGGCATCGAGCACGTCATCGCGCCGGAACACGGCATGATCCTGCCGGGCATGGTGGTGCTGTGCGGCGACAGCCACACCACCACCTATGGTGCGCTGGGGGCGCTGGGCTTTGGCATCGGAACAAGCGAGGTCGAGCACATCCTGGCCACGCAGACGCTGGTGTACCGCGTGGCGCGCAACATGCGGATCCGCATCGACGGGGCGCTGCCCGCCCATGTGTCGGCCAAGGACCTGGTCATCTACGTCGTGCATCGCATCGGCGCGCAGGGCGCGCGCGGGCATGCGGTGGAGTTCTGCGGCGAGGCGGTGGCCGCGCTGTCCGCCGAGGCCCGCATGACCTTGTGCAACATGACTGTCGAGGCCGGCGCGCGCGCGGCGCTGATCGCCCCGGACGCCGTCACCGACGCCTATGTGGTGGCGCACGCGCCGCAACTGCGCGGCGACGCGCTGGAAGACGCCCGCGCCTGGTGGGCCACGCTGCGCTCCGACGATGACGCGCGTTTCGACGTCGAGCACGTCTTTGACGCGGGCCGGATCGCGCCCTTCGTGACCTGGGGCACCAGTCCGGACCAGGCCATGCCGATCGACGGCGCGGTGCCCGATCCGCGCGACGAACCCGACGCGCTGGCCCGGCTGGCGCTGGAAAAGGCCATGGACTACATCGGCCTGGCCGCGGGCGCGCCGATTGCCGGGCTGCCCATCGATCGCGTGTTCATCGGTTCCTGTACCAACGGCCGCATCGAGGATCTGCGCGTGGTGGCGGCGCTGGCGCGCGGCAGGAAGGTCGCGCCCGGCGTGCGCGCCATGGTCGTGCCGGGTTCCGGCGCGGTGCGCGCGCAGGCCGAAGCCGAGGGGCTGGCGGCCGACCTGATCGCTGCGGGCTTTGAATGGCGCCAGCCCGGCTGTTCCATGTGCCTGGCCATGAACGACGACGTGCTGCGTCCCGGCGAACGCTGCGCGTCGACCACCAACCGGAATTTCGAGGGACGGCAGGGGCGGGCAGGGCGCACGCACCTGATGAGCCCGGCCATGGCCGCCGCCGCCGCGTTGGCCGGCCGCATCGTGGATGTGCGCACCTGGGGAGATGCCAAATGA